From Thermoplasmatales archaeon:
GAATTTGAAGGATGTTATTAAAGAGATTCTTGGAAAAAGGGATAAGAAAAGCCTGGCAAAGTTTCACTGGAAGAGCCTCTATATAGGGGCAATGCATTTTCAGGATTTATATAACTATGATATTGAGCGAGTCATAAGATGTGGAATTCATTATGTTACTCCTGATGGAAGGATAATACCTTTCTGCGCATATAATAGTGGCCCCACTTATCGTGAGGAAGTTGAAAAAAGATTTTCTACGCCCTTAAGGGAAAAGCATGCCAAAAGTAAATGATAAATGCATTCATTGTGCTGGATGTGTTGGAACATGTCCCGTAAATGCAATAACATTGAATGAATTCATTATAGAGATAAATGATAAATGCATTGAATGTGGAGTTTGCATAAAATTTTGTCCTGTTGGGGCGATGGAAAAATGAAAGTTGATTGCCTTGTTGTTGGTGCAGGCCCGGCGGGGAGCGTCGCCGCAAAGGAAATGGCAAGGCGTGGCTTCAAAACACTTCTTGTTGAAAAAAAACAGGAAATAGGAATTTTCAAGAGATGCGCTGAAGGAGTAACAAAGCATGGGCTTGAGAAACTTGGAATAAAAGTTAATGAGAAAAGCATTGCAAACAGGATTAGAGGTGCAATTCTTTATTCTCCAAGCGGGAAATATGTTGTGATGGAAGGAAATGATATGGAAGGATACATTCTTGAAAGAAAAATTTTTGAAAAATATCTTGCGAGCGAGGCAATAAAAAATGGAGCAATGTGTATGGTAAAGGCACAAGTTATGGAGATGAAAAGAGAGCATGGGCTATGGAAGGCAGGGATAAGAACAATAGATGGAGAAATTGAAGTTATTGCAAAAATTGTTATAGGGGCTGATGGAGTTGAAAGCAAGGTTGGAAGATGGGCAGGGCTTAATTCAATAAATAAGCTCACCGACTATCATTCCTGCTTCCAGTATGAAATGGCAAATGTAAAGGTTGATGAAAAATATATTCATCTCTTTTTTGGCAATGATGTTGCTCCATGTGGTTATGCATGGATATTCCCGAAAGAATTTTCTGCAAATGTTGGACTTGGAATTCTTGAAAAGAAGGCAAAAATGAAAGCCATTGATTATCTAAAAAAATTCATTGGCGAGCATA
This genomic window contains:
- a CDS encoding 4Fe-4S binding protein, yielding MPKVNDKCIHCAGCVGTCPVNAITLNEFIIEINDKCIECGVCIKFCPVGAMEK
- a CDS encoding NAD(P)/FAD-dependent oxidoreductase, with the protein product MKVDCLVVGAGPAGSVAAKEMARRGFKTLLVEKKQEIGIFKRCAEGVTKHGLEKLGIKVNEKSIANRIRGAILYSPSGKYVVMEGNDMEGYILERKIFEKYLASEAIKNGAMCMVKAQVMEMKREHGLWKAGIRTIDGEIEVIAKIVIGADGVESKVGRWAGLNSINKLTDYHSCFQYEMANVKVDEKYIHLFFGNDVAPCGYAWIFPKEFSANVGLGILEKKAKMKAIDYLKKFIGEHKDIFEKAHPVEMNAGGVPVAHFTDMVSDGVMLVGDAAQLVNPIHGGGIVRAIHSSIIASEVAEKAFNRNDLSKEMLKEYEKRWDEEYGEKTEKLMKLRYFLEKLEDKDFETLADILQGEDIFQLTQAKMSFFLKKLVKKPSLLLLAKKYLM